In a single window of the Bradyrhizobium erythrophlei genome:
- a CDS encoding serine hydrolase domain-containing protein: protein MFLRNAAIALLFVGAQCFAGCNASAAEPNGTSSPEIWPTNAWQVSTPEEQGMDSASLARLIESVGTYKQDSLMIVRHGKIVAEAYYAPYVAGVSHDLRSVTKSIVSTLTAIELQHGLLDSVDHPVIDLFPDKQIANIDDNKKAMTVQSLLDMTSGIDWQEKAYTPDETIIRMYRSPDRTEFVLSQPMSRAPGTTFYYNSGNPYVLSALITKKTGQSAFDFAKKELFEPLGIKSAKWGAVDAQGVTDGEAGLSLAPHDMARIGYLYLHNGMWDGKQIIPSSWVDRAKAGSVSATFGFHYANLWWSLPEKDAYMARGRHSQLILVLPKLDVVAVMTGILRDDEYYSASRLVDDISNSVKSDNPLPPDAIAQALLAASLRQAASEKPCAVGGTPELAKAVSGKTYQFDANVLHVKTFSLTFSDADPFWEITTETGKTDRPTQHFSGLLGLDGTFRRSPPAAYGINAVRGRWLNENTLSIERRILGHSETQTWALSFSGDEVKVNFENTDGLKAELHGRKIE, encoded by the coding sequence ATGTTCCTCAGAAACGCGGCAATAGCATTGCTGTTCGTCGGGGCTCAATGCTTTGCCGGATGCAATGCATCCGCAGCCGAGCCTAATGGCACAAGTTCTCCGGAAATCTGGCCAACGAACGCGTGGCAGGTTTCGACTCCGGAGGAGCAGGGTATGGATTCGGCCAGCCTCGCTCGCCTCATAGAATCTGTGGGCACTTACAAACAAGACAGCCTGATGATCGTCCGACACGGAAAGATTGTGGCTGAGGCTTATTATGCCCCTTATGTCGCTGGCGTCAGTCACGATTTGAGATCTGTGACGAAGAGCATTGTCAGCACGCTGACCGCTATCGAGCTACAGCACGGGTTGTTGGACAGTGTTGATCATCCGGTAATAGATTTGTTTCCCGATAAGCAGATTGCCAACATCGATGACAACAAGAAGGCAATGACGGTTCAGAGCCTGCTTGATATGACCTCTGGAATAGACTGGCAGGAAAAGGCGTACACACCGGATGAGACCATCATCCGGATGTACAGGAGTCCAGACCGTACCGAGTTTGTCCTGAGCCAGCCGATGTCACGTGCGCCGGGGACAACGTTTTATTACAACAGCGGCAATCCGTACGTTCTGTCAGCCTTGATCACGAAGAAAACCGGACAAAGCGCGTTCGACTTTGCCAAGAAGGAATTATTCGAACCGCTCGGTATCAAAAGTGCCAAGTGGGGCGCCGTCGATGCTCAGGGCGTCACGGACGGCGAAGCTGGGCTTTCGCTAGCGCCCCATGACATGGCCAGAATTGGTTATCTCTATCTTCACAACGGGATGTGGGACGGAAAGCAGATCATCCCGTCGTCATGGGTCGACAGGGCAAAAGCAGGAAGCGTTTCGGCGACGTTCGGATTCCACTATGCGAACCTGTGGTGGTCACTTCCTGAGAAGGACGCCTACATGGCGCGCGGCCGCCATTCCCAACTCATTCTTGTCCTTCCAAAACTGGATGTCGTTGCCGTTATGACCGGCATCTTGCGGGACGACGAATACTATTCCGCCTCCAGACTGGTCGATGACATCTCCAACTCGGTCAAGTCTGACAATCCGCTGCCTCCCGACGCTATCGCCCAGGCTCTGCTTGCGGCATCGCTTCGCCAAGCCGCGAGTGAGAAGCCTTGCGCTGTTGGCGGCACCCCCGAATTGGCAAAAGCTGTATCGGGAAAAACCTATCAGTTCGACGCCAATGTGCTGCACGTGAAGACGTTTTCGCTAACCTTTTCTGATGCGGATCCTTTCTGGGAAATCACGACCGAGACCGGAAAGACCGACCGGCCCACGCAGCATTTTTCAGGGCTGTTAGGACTTGATGGGACCTTTAGAAGGAGCCCGCCAGCTGCCTACGGAATCAACGCCGTCAGGGGCCGCTGGCTGAACGAGAATACGCTTTCGATCGAACGCCGAATCCTGGGGCACAGCGAGACGCAGACGTGGGCACTTAGCTTCAGCGGCGATGAGGTGAAAGTGAACTTTGAAAACACTGACGGCCTTAAGGCAGAATTGCACGGCCGGAAGATTGAATAA
- a CDS encoding cysteine rich repeat-containing protein, whose amino-acid sequence MRSIVLALVILLTETSLSFAQGHMGTPQEQQACRRDAQRFCRQQMGDDGAVQQCLQQNRTRLRKSCQKVFASHGM is encoded by the coding sequence ATGCGCTCAATTGTCCTAGCTCTAGTCATTTTGCTGACTGAAACTTCCCTATCTTTTGCACAGGGTCACATGGGCACGCCACAAGAGCAGCAGGCCTGCAGACGCGATGCGCAGCGCTTTTGCCGACAGCAAATGGGCGATGATGGAGCGGTCCAACAATGCTTGCAGCAGAACAGGACCAGACTGAGGAAGAGCTGCCAAAAAGTATTTGCCAGCCACGGCATGTGA
- a CDS encoding IS1182 family transposase — protein sequence MKRFVEGADRGQSTLLPECLDEWVEESNCVRVVDCFVDGLDLADLGFEGVEPAATGRPAYHPSVLLKLYIYGYLNRVQSSRRLEREAGRNLEVIWLLGRLVPDDKVIADFRKDNGPAIRRACASFVNLCRQMGLLAKASVAIDGSKFKAVNNRDRNFTRGKIDRRRAQLEESVARYLSQLDTADRQEPSEVLVLKTTRLKEKLDKLKEEMGKLAAYEKQMLASPDHQISLTDPDSRSMATSGRGSGVVGYNVQVAVDTVNHLIVTHDVTNIGSDRSQLANVAREAKAVLQVDKLEAVADRGYFNGEEILACEQAGICVTLPKPMTSGAKSEGRFGKQDFVYVPEEDVYRCPAGEKLKFHYANEEHGQKMRRYWTNACKTCAIKDQCTTGKERRITRWEHEHVLEIVQQRLDQDPQAMRRRRETVEHPFGTLKMRMGATHFLMKTLPKVASEMALSVLAYNLTRVMNIVGTRALLAAIRA from the coding sequence ATGAAGCGCTTCGTTGAGGGTGCCGATCGCGGACAATCGACGTTGTTGCCGGAATGCCTCGATGAGTGGGTCGAGGAGAGCAATTGCGTTCGTGTGGTGGATTGCTTTGTCGACGGGCTCGATCTGGCCGATCTCGGTTTCGAAGGCGTCGAGCCTGCAGCGACAGGCCGGCCTGCCTACCACCCCTCGGTTCTTCTGAAGCTTTACATCTACGGCTATCTCAACCGAGTGCAGTCGAGCCGCCGGCTTGAGCGCGAAGCCGGCCGAAACCTGGAAGTCATATGGCTACTCGGTCGGCTCGTTCCCGATGACAAGGTGATTGCCGATTTCCGCAAGGACAATGGCCCGGCGATCCGCAGGGCATGCGCGAGCTTCGTCAATCTCTGTCGCCAGATGGGTCTGTTGGCGAAGGCGAGCGTCGCGATCGACGGCAGCAAGTTCAAAGCGGTCAATAATCGAGATCGCAATTTTACCCGGGGGAAGATCGATCGCCGGCGCGCGCAACTCGAGGAGAGTGTGGCGCGGTATCTCTCCCAGCTCGATACGGCGGATAGGCAGGAACCGTCCGAAGTGCTGGTGCTCAAGACGACGCGGCTCAAGGAGAAGCTCGACAAGCTGAAAGAGGAAATGGGCAAACTCGCAGCCTACGAGAAGCAAATGTTGGCCTCGCCGGATCACCAAATCTCGCTCACTGATCCCGATAGCCGCTCGATGGCAACAAGTGGGCGTGGCTCGGGCGTCGTCGGCTACAATGTGCAGGTCGCGGTCGACACCGTGAACCATCTGATCGTGACGCACGATGTGACGAATATCGGCTCGGATCGCTCACAACTGGCGAACGTGGCGCGGGAAGCCAAGGCCGTTCTGCAAGTCGATAAACTCGAAGCCGTCGCCGACCGCGGCTACTTCAATGGCGAAGAGATCCTGGCCTGCGAGCAGGCAGGCATTTGCGTGACGTTGCCCAAACCGATGACGTCGGGCGCGAAGTCGGAAGGCCGCTTCGGCAAGCAGGACTTCGTCTATGTGCCGGAGGAGGATGTCTATCGTTGCCCCGCCGGCGAGAAGCTCAAATTCCACTATGCCAATGAGGAACACGGGCAGAAGATGCGCCGGTACTGGACGAACGCCTGCAAGACCTGCGCAATCAAGGATCAGTGCACCACAGGCAAAGAACGCCGCATCACGCGATGGGAGCATGAGCACGTTCTCGAAATCGTGCAGCAGCGGCTGGATCAAGATCCCCAGGCCATGCGCCGCCGGCGCGAGACGGTTGAGCATCCCTTCGGCACGCTCAAGATGAGAATGGGCGCGACGCACTTCTTGATGAAGACGCTGCCGAAGGTCGCGAGCGAGATGGCGCTCAGCGTACTCGCCTACAATCTGACGCGGGTCATGAATATCGTCGGTACAAGGGCGTTGCTGGCAGCGATCAGAGCGTGA
- a CDS encoding zinc-dependent alcohol dehydrogenase family protein translates to MRALQISAYGDPLKVLELADIPEPGAPGAGEVLIDVELAPLNKHDLLFIRGFFGGPPTPTVVGNEGFGRVAAVGPGVANVKVGEHVLAPIFGLTWRERLIAPAQGLFPLPDGDRLQFAQLGSNPPTAALILSEYMDLKPGDWVVQNGGNSGVGRSLIAIAKLRGIRTISLVRRRELIDELKAAGADLVLMDEPAAVAEAARVIGKGSVRLAVDTVGGDATATLVQMLSDRGVLVTYSAASGQPLVINGLLLIGKQLTVKGFFLGHFDHMSKILPAQIEAAPLVTSGALRVPVAAVYPMSKIKDAVAHLLKGGKILIDVASASNG, encoded by the coding sequence ATGCGCGCGCTGCAAATCTCCGCATATGGTGACCCGCTCAAGGTCTTGGAACTCGCTGATATCCCCGAGCCGGGTGCGCCGGGAGCGGGCGAGGTCCTAATCGACGTCGAACTGGCGCCCCTGAATAAGCATGACCTCCTGTTCATACGCGGCTTCTTCGGGGGCCCGCCGACGCCAACTGTCGTTGGAAACGAGGGGTTCGGTCGGGTTGCAGCGGTAGGTCCTGGTGTTGCCAACGTTAAAGTCGGCGAGCACGTGCTAGCGCCAATTTTCGGGCTGACCTGGAGGGAGCGCCTGATCGCTCCGGCCCAGGGGCTCTTCCCGCTACCTGACGGTGATCGGCTGCAGTTCGCGCAGCTCGGCAGCAACCCACCCACGGCAGCGCTGATCCTCAGCGAATATATGGACCTCAAGCCCGGCGATTGGGTCGTTCAAAACGGAGGAAATTCCGGCGTCGGCCGGTCTTTGATCGCGATTGCGAAGCTGCGTGGCATTCGAACGATCAGCCTCGTGCGGCGGCGCGAACTGATCGACGAACTCAAGGCCGCGGGAGCAGACTTGGTGCTCATGGACGAACCGGCCGCAGTCGCGGAGGCGGCGCGCGTTATCGGCAAAGGTTCGGTCCGGTTGGCGGTTGATACAGTGGGCGGTGATGCGACGGCAACGCTCGTTCAGATGCTGTCGGACCGCGGTGTGCTGGTCACCTACTCTGCGGCAAGCGGACAGCCGCTGGTGATCAACGGGCTTCTCCTCATTGGCAAGCAGCTGACAGTCAAAGGCTTCTTCCTGGGCCACTTCGATCATATGTCGAAGATCCTCCCGGCGCAGATCGAAGCCGCGCCTCTAGTCACCTCCGGGGCACTGCGCGTTCCCGTCGCCGCGGTTTATCCGATGTCGAAAATCAAGGACGCCGTCGCCCATCTGCTCAAGGGCGGCAAGATCCTGATCGACGTCGCCAGCGCATCCAATGGGTAG
- a CDS encoding adenylate/guanylate cyclase domain-containing protein — translation MSEFALPETRYALSGDVNIAYQVMGAGPVDIIMVPGVVSHIEYSHETDGYTAFLRRLSAFARVVTFDKRGQGLSDRISSAPTLEQRMDDVRAIMEAIGSQRSVVIGFSEGCAMSALFAATYPERVSQLILYGGFAVPTMLSEETIAQRVKFWGTGAMIRTARPSLAMNPDAVAQFAKFERLSASPGAIKALSLLNAQIDVRSILPSVQVPTLVLHRREDAQVPVELGRDLAARIPTAKFIEYPGDDHLFWCGDAETLLGDIEEFITGHRDGSSADLERVLATVLFTDIIDSTRSAAAAGDQAWRRLLDNHDELARQVVRKHRGALVKTTGDGILATFDGPGRAVRCALALGAATKQIGLPLRAGLHTGEIEMRGRDIGGIAVHVAARVMAQCQSSEVLVSRVVTDLVAGAGLQFSERGSYELKGIPGRWDLFAAST, via the coding sequence ATGAGCGAGTTTGCCCTGCCGGAGACGCGTTACGCACTCAGCGGCGACGTCAACATCGCCTATCAGGTCATGGGCGCGGGCCCCGTGGACATCATCATGGTCCCCGGCGTCGTGTCGCACATCGAATACAGCCATGAGACGGATGGATATACAGCGTTTTTACGCCGCCTTTCGGCATTCGCGCGGGTCGTCACTTTTGACAAGCGAGGGCAGGGACTATCCGATCGAATTTCCAGCGCGCCCACGCTGGAGCAGCGCATGGACGACGTTCGCGCCATCATGGAAGCGATTGGTTCGCAGCGTTCGGTAGTCATTGGATTCTCCGAAGGATGCGCGATGAGCGCGTTATTTGCTGCAACCTATCCGGAACGGGTATCGCAGCTGATCCTCTATGGCGGCTTCGCGGTACCAACCATGTTGTCGGAAGAAACCATCGCACAGCGCGTAAAGTTTTGGGGCACCGGCGCCATGATCAGGACAGCCCGGCCCAGTCTGGCGATGAACCCGGATGCCGTGGCCCAGTTCGCGAAGTTCGAGCGCTTGTCTGCCAGTCCCGGAGCTATAAAGGCACTCTCATTGTTGAACGCGCAGATCGATGTCAGGTCGATTCTTCCATCGGTACAAGTTCCAACCCTTGTACTTCACCGTCGGGAAGATGCTCAGGTCCCCGTCGAGCTCGGCCGCGATCTCGCGGCACGAATTCCGACGGCTAAATTCATTGAATACCCGGGTGACGATCATCTTTTCTGGTGTGGCGACGCAGAGACGCTGCTTGGCGATATCGAGGAATTCATCACCGGACACCGAGACGGTTCGTCAGCCGATCTTGAGCGCGTTCTGGCCACCGTTTTGTTTACCGATATCATCGATTCGACGCGCAGCGCGGCTGCAGCCGGCGATCAGGCATGGCGTCGACTGCTTGACAATCATGATGAGCTTGCGAGGCAGGTAGTCAGGAAACACCGTGGCGCTTTGGTTAAGACCACGGGCGATGGCATTCTCGCAACTTTCGATGGACCTGGTCGTGCCGTTCGATGCGCTCTGGCGCTAGGGGCAGCCACCAAACAGATTGGGCTGCCCCTGCGAGCCGGTCTCCACACGGGCGAGATTGAAATGAGGGGCCGTGACATTGGCGGGATTGCGGTGCACGTGGCGGCTCGCGTCATGGCACAGTGTCAATCCAGCGAAGTCCTGGTTTCACGAGTCGTAACCGATCTTGTGGCCGGCGCCGGGCTACAATTCTCTGAACGCGGGTCGTACGAATTGAAGGGCATCCCCGGCAGGTGGGATTTGTTTGCCGCAAGCACGTAG
- a CDS encoding exodeoxyribonuclease III yields MKIATFNINNVNRRLPNLLRWLRAAKPDIVCLQELKSTDHDFPVQAIEKAGYGAVWRGQKTWNGVAILARNADPVLVRNQLPGDPDDHEARYIEAAVRGIIVTSLYLPNGNPQPGPKFDYKLAWFKRLKAHAAKFVKQDIPVVLAGDYNVAPTALDIYPTKSWDQDALIQPKSRAAFKSLVAQGWCDAIRHLHPSEPTYTFWDYKRNRWPRDAGLRLDHLLLSPALAPRLIKAGVDRKMRAEEGASDHAPAWIVLS; encoded by the coding sequence ATGAAAATCGCAACGTTCAACATCAACAATGTCAACCGGCGCCTGCCCAACCTGCTGCGATGGCTGCGCGCGGCAAAGCCCGACATCGTCTGCCTGCAGGAATTGAAATCGACCGACCATGATTTTCCGGTTCAAGCCATCGAGAAGGCCGGCTACGGCGCGGTCTGGCGCGGACAGAAGACCTGGAACGGTGTCGCCATCCTCGCGCGCAACGCTGATCCGGTGCTGGTGCGCAACCAGCTCCCCGGCGATCCCGACGATCACGAGGCGCGCTATATCGAGGCCGCCGTGCGCGGCATCATCGTCACCAGCCTCTATCTGCCGAACGGCAATCCGCAGCCCGGACCGAAATTCGACTACAAGCTCGCATGGTTCAAGCGGCTGAAAGCCCACGCCGCGAAATTCGTCAAGCAGGACATTCCCGTGGTGCTGGCCGGCGACTACAATGTCGCGCCGACCGCGCTTGATATTTATCCGACCAAATCGTGGGATCAGGATGCGCTGATCCAGCCGAAGAGCCGCGCCGCATTCAAATCGCTGGTGGCGCAGGGTTGGTGTGACGCAATCCGCCACCTCCATCCGTCGGAGCCGACCTACACGTTCTGGGATTACAAGCGAAACCGCTGGCCGCGTGACGCCGGATTGCGGCTCGACCATCTTCTCTTGAGCCCTGCCCTTGCGCCGCGCCTGATCAAGGCCGGCGTCGACCGCAAAATGCGAGCCGAGGAAGGCGCCAGCGACCATGCCCCGGCGTGGATCGTGCTGAGTTAA
- the alr gene encoding alanine racemase — translation MNIVSDPKSIPAGSQLSPEANQAAAFAAATAAATGVLTVDLDAIVANWRKLEKTAVPAECAGVIKADAYGCGTEPVARALAGAGCKTFFVATLDEARSARAAVPSAAIYVLDGFFQNCGDAYAGIDAKPVIGDLNELAEWDVFCRRTGWTGGAAVHIDTGMNRLGLTLTEAQGIIPRINAGDHGITLVMSHLACAESLNHPLNAKQLATFREIASLFAGVPASLSNSSGVYLGAQFQFDMVRPGAALYGINPTPEADNPMQPVVDLKARIVQLRNIEKGDSVGYGGTWTARRPTKLAIVSAGYADGYFRAGGSNDGTRGAEVVVAGKRCPIAGRVSMDLMAVDITDLDKNAARRGHMATLIGEGITVDELAHHFGTIGYEVLTSLGPRYARVYKGGGAAATEPASPVSA, via the coding sequence ATGAACATCGTCTCCGACCCGAAATCGATCCCGGCGGGCAGCCAGCTCTCGCCCGAGGCAAATCAGGCCGCGGCTTTCGCCGCGGCTACCGCCGCCGCCACCGGCGTGCTCACGGTCGATCTCGACGCCATCGTCGCCAACTGGCGCAAGCTCGAGAAGACGGCCGTGCCGGCCGAATGCGCCGGCGTGATCAAGGCGGACGCCTATGGCTGCGGGACCGAGCCGGTCGCCCGTGCGCTGGCCGGCGCCGGCTGCAAGACCTTCTTCGTCGCCACGCTGGATGAAGCGCGCTCCGCCCGTGCCGCGGTGCCGTCGGCGGCGATCTATGTGCTCGACGGCTTCTTCCAGAATTGCGGCGACGCCTATGCCGGGATCGACGCCAAGCCGGTGATCGGCGATCTCAACGAGCTCGCCGAATGGGACGTATTTTGCCGGCGCACAGGGTGGACCGGCGGCGCGGCGGTTCATATCGATACCGGCATGAACCGGCTCGGCCTCACGCTGACGGAGGCGCAGGGCATCATTCCCCGGATCAACGCCGGCGATCACGGCATTACGCTGGTCATGAGCCATCTCGCCTGTGCCGAGAGCCTCAATCATCCGCTCAATGCCAAGCAGCTTGCCACCTTCCGCGAGATCGCCAGCCTGTTTGCCGGCGTGCCGGCGTCGCTGTCGAATTCCTCCGGGGTCTATCTCGGGGCGCAATTCCAGTTCGACATGGTGCGACCGGGCGCTGCGCTCTACGGCATCAATCCGACGCCCGAGGCCGACAATCCGATGCAGCCGGTGGTCGACCTGAAAGCCCGCATCGTGCAGCTCCGCAATATCGAGAAAGGCGACAGCGTCGGTTACGGCGGAACCTGGACCGCGCGGCGGCCGACGAAACTGGCAATCGTGTCGGCCGGCTACGCCGACGGATATTTCCGCGCCGGCGGCAGCAATGACGGCACCCGCGGCGCCGAGGTGGTGGTCGCCGGCAAGCGCTGTCCGATTGCGGGCCGCGTCTCGATGGACCTGATGGCCGTCGATATCACGGATCTCGATAAAAACGCCGCGCGCCGGGGCCACATGGCGACGCTGATTGGCGAGGGCATCACCGTCGACGAACTCGCGCACCATTTCGGCACCATCGGCTACGAAGTGCTGACCAGTCTCGGCCCGCGCTATGCGCGGGTCTACAAGGGCGGCGGCGCGGCGGCGACCGAGCCGGCCTCCCCGGTGTCGGCCTGA
- a CDS encoding replicative DNA helicase produces the protein MATLDSNVLKLAPDAGTPAYRSAPHNIEAEQALLGAILVNNDAFYRVSDFLEPKHYFEPIHQTIYETAGSLIRMGKIATPVTLKTFVPADTDIGGMTVGHYLARLAAEATTIINAQDYGRTIYELALRRDLIRIGEDMVNVAFDAPVDFAPRAQIEDAERRLYELAESGRYDGGFQRFAQALTVAVDMAAKAFQRDGKLSGIATGLRDLDTKMGGLQPSDLIIVAGRPGMGKTALATNIAYNVAKAHRAEVQADGTMKSINGGIVGFFSCEMSAEQLATRILAEQTSIASSMIRRGGITETDFEKIRDYSIELQSLPLYVDETGGLSISQLTARARRLKRQKGLDLIVVDYIQLLQGSGKRGNDNRVQEVTEITTSLKALAKELNVPVIALSQLSRQVESRDDKRPQLSDLRESGSIEQDADVVMFVYREEYYLANKEPRVGTPEYEKWQLDMSLVHGKAEVIIGKQRHGPTGMVELAFEGQFTRFSDLAQDSHLPAQNY, from the coding sequence ATGGCCACACTTGATTCGAACGTTCTGAAGCTCGCTCCCGATGCGGGAACTCCGGCCTATCGGAGCGCACCGCACAATATCGAGGCGGAACAGGCCCTGCTCGGCGCGATTCTGGTGAACAACGACGCGTTTTACCGCGTATCGGATTTTCTGGAGCCAAAACACTACTTCGAGCCGATCCACCAGACCATCTATGAGACCGCCGGCAGCCTGATCCGGATGGGTAAGATCGCGACCCCGGTCACGCTGAAGACCTTTGTTCCGGCGGATACCGACATCGGCGGCATGACCGTCGGCCATTACCTCGCGCGGCTTGCCGCGGAAGCGACCACCATCATCAATGCCCAGGATTACGGACGCACGATCTATGAGCTGGCGTTGCGCCGCGATCTGATCCGGATCGGCGAGGACATGGTCAATGTCGCCTTCGACGCGCCGGTCGATTTCGCGCCGCGGGCGCAAATCGAGGATGCCGAGCGCAGGCTGTATGAACTGGCCGAATCCGGCCGTTATGACGGCGGGTTCCAGCGCTTTGCGCAGGCGCTGACCGTCGCCGTCGATATGGCGGCCAAGGCGTTTCAGCGCGACGGCAAGCTGTCAGGCATCGCAACCGGCCTGCGCGATCTCGACACCAAGATGGGCGGCCTGCAGCCGTCCGATCTGATCATCGTCGCCGGCCGTCCCGGCATGGGCAAGACCGCGCTCGCCACCAACATCGCCTACAACGTGGCCAAGGCCCATCGCGCGGAAGTCCAGGCCGACGGCACCATGAAGTCCATCAACGGCGGCATCGTCGGCTTCTTCTCCTGCGAAATGTCCGCTGAACAGCTCGCCACCCGTATTCTCGCCGAGCAGACCAGCATCGCCTCGAGCATGATCCGCCGCGGCGGCATTACCGAGACCGACTTCGAGAAGATCCGCGACTATTCGATCGAATTGCAATCGCTGCCGCTCTACGTCGACGAAACCGGCGGCCTGTCGATTTCGCAATTGACCGCGCGCGCGCGCCGGCTGAAGCGGCAAAAAGGCCTCGACCTGATCGTGGTCGATTACATCCAGCTGCTGCAGGGCTCGGGCAAGCGCGGCAACGACAATCGCGTCCAGGAAGTCACGGAGATCACGACCAGCCTGAAAGCGCTCGCCAAGGAGCTGAATGTCCCCGTCATCGCGCTGTCGCAGCTGTCGCGCCAGGTCGAAAGCCGCGACGACAAGCGCCCGCAATTGTCAGACTTGCGTGAATCCGGCTCGATCGAGCAGGACGCCGACGTCGTGATGTTCGTGTATCGCGAGGAATATTACCTCGCCAACAAGGAACCGCGGGTCGGCACGCCGGAGTACGAAAAATGGCAGCTCGACATGTCGCTGGTGCACGGCAAGGCCGAGGTCATCATCGGCAAGCAGCGCCACGGTCCGACCGGCATGGTCGAACTGGCGTTCGAGGGCCAGTTCACCCGGTTCAGCGATCTGGCGCAGGACAGCCATTTGCCGGCGCAAAACTACTGA
- a CDS encoding SAM-dependent methyltransferase, with the protein MDRLLRYFLKQFIRRGAMTFTTASGARFDCGDGTGEPVAVRFLTTDAERRVLLNPELALGEVFTDGTFVVEQGSIAAALAILMDQPEILPRWAKLQSWVRYLVRHAQQFNPPSRSKNNVARHYDLDGRLYSLFLDSDKQYSCAYFETPDATLDEAQLAKKRHLAAKLLIGRGDRVLDIGSGWGGLSLYLAEMTGANVTGVTLSTEQLQVSNARAAEKNLARSAKFFLEDYRDVSGPFDRIVSVGMFEHVGVDFYEKYFRRCAELLTDDGVMMLHSIGRSEGPDATNPWIAKYIFPGGYIPALSEVMPAIERAGLLVCDIEILRLHYAETLKAWRERFMARREEAVQLYDERFARMWEFYLACSEMSFRKQNMMNFQIQLAKRQGVVPMTRDYIGHEEAKLRGVERGSRPRLQIAGE; encoded by the coding sequence ATGGACCGCTTGTTACGTTATTTCCTGAAGCAATTCATCCGCCGCGGGGCGATGACGTTTACGACCGCGAGCGGGGCCAGGTTCGATTGCGGCGACGGGACCGGCGAGCCGGTCGCCGTGCGCTTCCTGACCACCGACGCCGAACGCCGGGTTCTCCTCAACCCGGAACTTGCACTGGGCGAAGTTTTCACGGACGGCACATTCGTCGTCGAGCAAGGCTCGATCGCAGCCGCGCTGGCGATCCTGATGGATCAGCCCGAGATATTGCCGCGTTGGGCCAAGCTGCAATCGTGGGTGCGCTATCTGGTCAGGCATGCCCAGCAGTTCAATCCGCCGAGCCGTTCGAAAAACAACGTCGCGCGCCACTACGACCTCGACGGGCGGCTGTATTCCCTCTTCCTCGATTCCGACAAGCAATATAGCTGCGCTTATTTTGAAACGCCGGACGCGACCCTTGACGAGGCCCAGCTCGCCAAGAAGCGTCATCTCGCCGCCAAGCTGTTGATCGGCCGAGGCGACCGCGTGCTTGACATCGGCTCCGGCTGGGGCGGGCTGAGCCTGTATCTGGCGGAAATGACCGGCGCCAACGTCACCGGCGTCACGCTCTCGACCGAACAATTGCAGGTATCGAACGCCCGCGCGGCCGAAAAGAATCTGGCGCGGTCGGCGAAGTTTTTCCTCGAGGACTACCGCGACGTGTCCGGCCCGTTCGACCGCATTGTGTCGGTGGGCATGTTCGAACATGTCGGCGTCGACTTCTACGAGAAATATTTCCGGCGCTGCGCCGAGCTTCTCACTGACGACGGCGTCATGATGCTGCATTCGATCGGCCGTTCGGAAGGTCCCGACGCCACCAATCCCTGGATTGCCAAATATATCTTCCCCGGCGGCTACATCCCGGCGCTGTCCGAGGTGATGCCGGCGATCGAGCGCGCCGGGCTGTTGGTATGCGACATCGAGATCCTGCGGCTGCATTACGCGGAAACCCTGAAAGCCTGGCGCGAGCGCTTTATGGCTCGGCGCGAGGAAGCGGTGCAGCTTTATGACGAGCGCTTTGCGCGGATGTGGGAATTTTACCTGGCGTGCTCGGAAATGTCGTTCCGCAAGCAGAACATGATGAATTTCCAGATCCAGCTCGCCAAACGCCAGGGCGTGGTGCCGATGACGCGCGACTACATCGGGCACGAAGAAGCGAAACTGCGCGGGGTCGAGCGCGGTTCGCGACCGCGGCTGCAAATTGCCGGCGAATAG